Sequence from the Dehalococcoidia bacterium genome:
TAAGCCTTCATCAATCTCGGATCATCCGACCCCATTCCCATTCCTTTGCAGTGGCTGTAATCCTCCGCCGCCTTGCCGCCGATCTTCAGAGATGCTCGATACCCCCCTTCAGCCAGCAGATCACCGAACCCTTCTCTATTGCCGACCTTGTGAATCATGGCAATGATCGCATCGACATTGCCCCACTCCAGCTCAATGCCGTCCGTATCCTTTTGGGTGATGATGCCCTGCTGGTACCATTCCATCGCTGCGGCAATCGCAAACGGCAGCTCAATGGTGTCCATCCCGTACTGGTTGCAGAGGTTCAATATCCTGAACATAGACTCCAGACTGGAGTTTCCCAGGTTGGGACCGAAGGGATAGACGAGACCGCCCTCGACGCCCTCTCCCTTCTCACCTTTGTAAGGCCCGTCCTTTACTTCAAAGAAGTGGCTGCAATGCAGAGGACAGGCATGACAGGCCTTGTCCCTGGTGTAGTACTGGCTTATGCTGGATTTTTTGAAGTTCACGGCCCCCTCCCAGGGGCTGGCTTGCTGGAAGTTTCTGATGCTCAGAATACCAGCCTTATCTGCCACCAGCATGGATGCAGGAGATCCATGAACGGAGAAATAGCGATAGTACGGGTTCTGCATGATCCGATTGGTGATCTCGCGTGTCAGTGCTATCATCCGTTTCGGATCGGCAACGCGAATGCTTCCCGTGCCTCTCACCGCTATGGCTTTGAGGTTCTTCGAGCCCATTACCGCACCCATTCCGGTCATGCCCGCCACACGGTGCATCGTGAACAGGATGACGGCAAATCTCACCAGCTTCTCCCCGGCAGGGCCGATGGAAGCCACCTTGATATTGGGATCGCCGAGCTCATTCTTGATCAACCGATCAGTTTCCCATGTGTTTCTGTTCCACAGATGTTTGGCGGGCCTGATGGTTACCGTATCATCATCGATGAAAATATAGACCGGCTCCTCTGCCCTGCCCCGAATCACAACATGATCGTAACCCGCCCACTTCAGCTCCGGACCAAAGCTCCCACCTACATTGGACATTCCTATGCCCGGGTAGGCGAAAGACTTGGCAGTCACGCTCATCCTGTTCGCCGAGGGTGCCACGGTTCCTCCCAGCGGTCCCGTCCCAAAGATCAGCAAATTATCAGGTGAGGCAGCATCGATCCCCGGCCGGACCTCGCTGAAGAGAATTCGGGAGTTGATCCCTCTGCCTCCCAGATAGTCTTTGCCCAACGATTGATCAAA
This genomic interval carries:
- a CDS encoding aldehyde ferredoxin oxidoreductase family protein, translating into MYGWAGTILDVDLSCGKIRKEPFDQSLGKDYLGGRGINSRILFSEVRPGIDAASPDNLLIFGTGPLGGTVAPSANRMSVTAKSFAYPGIGMSNVGGSFGPELKWAGYDHVVIRGRAEEPVYIFIDDDTVTIRPAKHLWNRNTWETDRLIKNELGDPNIKVASIGPAGEKLVRFAVILFTMHRVAGMTGMGAVMGSKNLKAIAVRGTGSIRVADPKRMIALTREITNRIMQNPYYRYFSVHGSPASMLVADKAGILSIRNFQQASPWEGAVNFKKSSISQYYTRDKACHACPLHCSHFFEVKDGPYKGEKGEGVEGGLVYPFGPNLGNSSLESMFRILNLCNQYGMDTIELPFAIAAAMEWYQQGIITQKDTDGIELEWGNVDAIIAMIHKVGNREGFGDLLAEGGYRASLKIGGKAAEDYSHCKGMGMGSDDPRLMKAYVLSGSTSTIPGHHEEGYPPAISPEKMKTLIGTDREADPTSYEKAATTVYYQNLCTMTDAVEICKFISGWAEQEIHFQEAADLFSAATGIERDAEQMKLAAERINALERAFAVREGISREDDRFRGRIAREPIQGGPCKGEEIDPEKFESMLDRYYELRDWDVKTGIPSRAKLEMLGLDDVAKALSDMGKLPPQKNTPEYQEK